A section of the Amycolatopsis sp. AA4 genome encodes:
- a CDS encoding sugar ABC transporter ATP-binding protein, whose protein sequence is MTSTADTQVATMTAPVLEVSGVTKRFPGTVALDNVSFRLRRGEVHALVGENGAGKSTLIKVLTGVYRPDEGEVRHLGEPVEFRRPIDAQRAGISTIYQEVNLVPLMSVASNVFLGREPRTRTGLIDWSAMNEQARELLSGYGIDTDVRRPLHTLAVGAQQMVALARAVSTKAGVVVMDEPTSSLEPREVDTLFEVLARLHAEDISVLYVSHRMDELYRVCDSVTVLRDGRVVHSGPLKPLPRIELVSMMLGREIRQIRAEGVTAFGEEHHAEKEPLLQASHLSGGNKLHDVSVSVRPGEVVGLAGLLGSGRSETARAVVGAFPLDGGTVLVAGKPLKRGKISAAMRAGIALLAEDRKADGIIPNLSVRENIVLAALPRLSTFGFVSRSKQDRVVKTFMERLRIKASSPEQKVSELSGGNQQKVLLARWLATGPKVLLLDEPTRGIDVGAKAEVQALIDELAQDGLGVLLISSELEEILDGADRVVVLRDGSVATELAGDAVTEDNVLAAIAAGGDNDVDRDTDET, encoded by the coding sequence ATGACGAGCACGGCCGACACCCAGGTGGCGACCATGACCGCACCGGTGCTCGAGGTGTCCGGGGTGACCAAACGGTTCCCCGGCACCGTGGCCCTCGACAACGTCTCCTTCCGCCTGCGCCGCGGCGAAGTCCACGCGCTGGTAGGGGAAAACGGCGCGGGCAAGTCCACTTTGATCAAAGTCCTCACCGGCGTGTACCGGCCGGACGAGGGCGAGGTGCGCCACCTCGGCGAGCCGGTCGAGTTCCGCAGGCCGATCGACGCGCAGCGCGCCGGGATCTCCACCATCTACCAGGAGGTGAACCTCGTCCCGCTGATGAGCGTGGCGAGCAACGTCTTCCTCGGCCGGGAACCGCGCACCCGCACCGGATTGATCGACTGGTCCGCGATGAACGAGCAGGCGCGCGAACTGCTCAGCGGGTACGGAATCGACACTGACGTGCGGCGTCCGCTGCACACGCTCGCGGTCGGCGCCCAGCAGATGGTCGCGCTGGCTCGCGCGGTGTCCACAAAGGCCGGTGTGGTCGTGATGGACGAGCCGACGTCGTCGCTCGAACCGCGTGAAGTGGACACCCTGTTCGAGGTGCTGGCCCGGCTGCACGCCGAGGACATCTCGGTGCTGTACGTGAGCCACCGGATGGACGAGCTGTACCGGGTGTGCGACAGCGTCACGGTGCTGCGGGACGGTCGCGTGGTCCACAGTGGACCGCTGAAGCCGTTGCCGCGCATCGAACTGGTGTCGATGATGCTCGGCCGGGAGATCCGGCAGATCCGCGCTGAGGGCGTCACCGCGTTCGGCGAGGAGCATCATGCGGAGAAGGAACCGTTGCTGCAGGCCTCTCATTTGTCTGGAGGGAACAAACTGCACGACGTTTCGGTGAGCGTGCGGCCGGGCGAGGTCGTCGGACTGGCCGGGCTGCTCGGGTCCGGCCGGAGCGAGACCGCGCGGGCAGTGGTCGGGGCTTTCCCGCTCGACGGCGGTACCGTGCTGGTCGCCGGAAAGCCGTTGAAGCGCGGGAAGATCTCCGCGGCGATGCGGGCCGGGATCGCGCTCCTGGCCGAGGACCGCAAGGCGGACGGGATCATTCCGAACCTGTCCGTGCGCGAGAACATCGTGCTCGCCGCGCTGCCGCGATTGTCCACTTTCGGCTTCGTCAGCCGGTCCAAACAGGACCGCGTGGTGAAGACGTTCATGGAACGGTTGCGGATCAAGGCGTCCAGTCCGGAGCAGAAGGTGTCCGAGCTGTCCGGCGGCAACCAGCAGAAGGTCCTGCTGGCCCGCTGGCTCGCCACCGGACCGAAAGTGCTGCTGCTCGACGAGCCGACCCGCGGCATCGACGTCGGGGCAAAGGCCGAGGTGCAGGCGCTCATCGACGAACTGGCGCAGGACGGGCTCGGCGTGCTGCTGATTTCGTCGGAACTGGAAGAGATTCTCGACGGCGCGGACCGGGTGGTCGTGCTGCGCGACGGCAGCGTCGCCACCGAATTGGCCGGCGACGCGGTCACCGAGGACAACGTGCTGGCGGCGATAGCTGCAGGGGGTGACAACGATGTCGACCGCGACACTGACGAGACCTGA
- a CDS encoding ABC transporter substrate-binding protein, translated as MSPSVPARFALVAGAATALVLAGCTSREETPAAQSNGSGPAASAASAAPTADGCTIDKTGYPKLDPKTAIVGFSQSEKEANPFRIAETQSIRGEAGKLGIPADHLLTTNAQSDLNKQISDIKSLLDRGAQLLIVAPLNSDGLQPALDAAKAKKVPVVTIDRQVTSKPCTDYLTFIGSNFIEQGHRAAAALAKSTGGNGKVAILLGSSGNNVTTDRTKGFKDELAKTPGLTVVAEQTGEFDRSKGQSVMEQLIQSHPDLTAVYAENDEMGIGAVNALKTAGKNPGKDVKVVSVDGTRNAVQLIVDGSYNAVIESNPRFGQLAFQTLQQFEDGKPIPPSIVITDDSYDESNAAQKVGNAY; from the coding sequence GTGTCCCCGTCCGTCCCTGCCCGCTTCGCTCTGGTCGCCGGCGCCGCCACGGCACTCGTGCTCGCCGGGTGCACCAGCCGCGAGGAAACCCCGGCCGCGCAAAGCAACGGCTCCGGTCCGGCCGCCTCGGCCGCGTCCGCCGCGCCGACCGCCGACGGCTGCACCATCGACAAGACCGGCTACCCGAAGCTCGACCCGAAGACCGCCATCGTCGGCTTCTCCCAGTCGGAGAAGGAGGCGAACCCGTTCCGGATCGCCGAGACGCAGTCCATCCGCGGCGAGGCGGGCAAGCTCGGCATCCCGGCCGACCACCTGCTCACCACGAACGCGCAGAGTGACCTCAACAAGCAGATCTCGGACATCAAATCGCTGCTGGACCGGGGCGCGCAGCTGCTCATCGTGGCCCCGCTGAACTCCGACGGCCTGCAGCCCGCGCTCGACGCGGCGAAGGCGAAGAAGGTCCCGGTCGTCACCATCGACCGGCAGGTCACGTCGAAGCCGTGCACCGACTACCTCACCTTCATCGGCTCCAACTTCATCGAACAGGGCCACCGCGCGGCCGCCGCGCTGGCGAAGTCCACCGGCGGCAACGGCAAGGTCGCGATCCTGCTCGGCTCCTCGGGCAACAACGTGACCACCGACCGCACGAAGGGCTTCAAGGACGAACTGGCGAAGACGCCCGGTCTCACCGTGGTCGCCGAGCAGACCGGCGAGTTCGACCGGTCCAAGGGCCAGTCGGTGATGGAGCAGCTCATCCAGAGCCACCCGGACCTCACCGCGGTGTACGCGGAGAACGACGAGATGGGCATCGGCGCGGTGAACGCGCTCAAGACCGCGGGCAAGAACCCCGGCAAGGACGTCAAGGTCGTGTCCGTCGACGGCACCCGCAACGCGGTGCAGCTGATCGTCGACGGCAGCTACAACGCGGTCATCGAGTCCAACCCGCGGTTCGGGCAGCTGGCGTTCCAGACGCTGCAGCAGTTCGAGGACGGGAAGCCGATCCCGCCGAGCATCGTCATCACCGACGACTCGTACGACGAATCGAACGCGGCCCAGAAGGTCGGGAACGCGTACTGA
- a CDS encoding LacI family DNA-binding transcriptional regulator, with amino-acid sequence MAVTLKDVATLAGVSVKTVSNVVNGYAFVKPENRRRVEEALAATGYRPNVGARNLRRGRTGFLALMVPELSIPYFGEMAGLVITAAQRRGWSVLIEQTQGTRDRERATVDSLGPHLVDGALVHPEALEADDFPDADGQIPLVLLGEHAVDVALDRVAIDNVQAAHVAVSHLVSLGRRRIAAIGANPKRGTSSLRLAGYRAALADAGLPSADSLVEPVAKYHRAEGAAAMKRLLAQEEPPDAVFCFNDLLAVGALRSAAEHGLRVPDDIAIVGFDNTEESAFSLPALTTISPDKAAIAEAAIDLIHRRLAGTESAAPRSVQPPFSLEVRESTVGS; translated from the coding sequence GTGGCCGTGACCCTGAAGGACGTCGCGACGCTGGCGGGCGTTTCGGTGAAAACCGTGTCGAACGTGGTGAACGGCTACGCGTTCGTGAAGCCCGAGAACCGGCGGCGCGTCGAAGAGGCGCTGGCCGCGACCGGATACCGGCCGAACGTCGGCGCGCGCAACCTGCGGCGCGGGCGGACCGGGTTCCTGGCGTTGATGGTGCCGGAGCTGAGCATTCCGTACTTCGGCGAAATGGCCGGGCTGGTGATCACCGCCGCGCAGCGCCGCGGATGGAGTGTGCTGATCGAGCAGACGCAAGGGACTCGCGACCGGGAACGGGCCACTGTGGACTCCCTGGGCCCACATCTGGTCGACGGCGCGCTGGTGCATCCCGAAGCGCTCGAAGCGGACGATTTCCCTGATGCCGACGGGCAAATCCCGTTGGTGCTGCTGGGCGAGCACGCGGTGGACGTCGCGCTCGACCGGGTAGCGATCGATAACGTGCAGGCCGCGCACGTCGCGGTGTCGCATCTGGTGTCGCTCGGGCGCCGGCGGATCGCGGCGATTGGGGCGAACCCCAAGCGCGGGACGTCGTCGCTGCGGCTCGCGGGTTACCGGGCCGCGTTGGCGGATGCTGGGTTGCCGTCGGCGGATTCGTTGGTGGAACCGGTCGCGAAATACCACCGCGCCGAGGGGGCAGCGGCGATGAAACGCTTGCTGGCACAGGAAGAACCGCCGGACGCGGTGTTCTGCTTCAACGACCTGCTGGCCGTCGGCGCGTTGCGCTCGGCGGCCGAGCACGGGCTTCGGGTGCCCGACGACATCGCGATCGTCGGCTTCGACAACACCGAGGAGAGCGCGTTCAGTCTTCCCGCGCTCACCACAATCTCCCCGGACAAGGCGGCCATCGCCGAGGCCGCGATCGACCTCATCCACCGCCGCCTCGCCGGTACCGAGAGTGCTGCGCCGCGCTCGGTGCAGCCGCCGTTTTCCCTGGAGGTAAGGGAAAGCACGGTCGGTTCCTAG
- a CDS encoding LysE family transporter — MSAALVAGLVAGYGIAMPVGAIGVYLVELTARTSWRVGAAAAMGVATADGIYAVLATTGGAALAPVLAPITTPLRLISAAALFVLAAWTAVRAIRRYRSPQTPLLAMEPHPLRAYATLLGLTLLNPSTIIYFTALVLGDRPADGTVFAAAAFAASASWQLLLAIGGALLGRGLTGPRGRLGTALLSSAVILVLAVRLL, encoded by the coding sequence ATGAGCGCCGCGCTCGTCGCGGGGCTTGTCGCCGGGTACGGGATCGCCATGCCGGTCGGCGCGATCGGCGTTTACCTGGTCGAGCTCACCGCGCGCACGTCGTGGCGGGTCGGGGCGGCCGCGGCGATGGGTGTGGCCACCGCGGACGGCATCTATGCCGTGCTCGCCACCACCGGCGGGGCCGCGCTGGCCCCGGTGCTCGCCCCGATCACCACTCCCCTGCGCCTGATCTCCGCCGCCGCGCTCTTCGTCCTCGCCGCGTGGACCGCAGTCCGGGCCATCCGGCGTTATCGATCCCCGCAAACGCCTTTGCTGGCAATGGAACCACACCCGCTCCGCGCGTACGCGACCCTGCTCGGCCTCACCCTGCTCAACCCGTCCACCATCATCTACTTCACCGCGCTCGTCCTCGGCGACCGACCGGCCGACGGCACCGTGTTCGCCGCCGCCGCGTTCGCCGCTTCGGCCAGCTGGCAACTGCTGCTGGCCATCGGCGGAGCGTTGCTCGGACGCGGCCTCACCGGTCCCCGCGGACGGCTCGGCACCGCCCTGCTGTCCAGCGCGGTCATCCTCGTGCTGGCGGTGCGCCTGCTCTAG
- a CDS encoding alpha/beta fold hydrolase, with amino-acid sequence MAEIVLVHGSWADGSVWLDVLEALHRQGHQARAVHLPMTSLADDIAEVRREIAAFSGPVVLAAHSYGGAVISGAAKDNPRVNALAYFAAYVPDEGETVPSLNERFPDSPGDDAMVFHEDGWSSLAPDRFHYALAADLTPERAAALAAVQRRARAECFLAPAGPGAWRDLPTAYAVSTEDRILNPDLQRWFAERAGADCVELAASHYSLLSQPEAVATVIDKVAARA; translated from the coding sequence ATGGCGGAAATCGTTCTGGTTCACGGTTCCTGGGCCGACGGGTCGGTCTGGCTGGACGTGCTCGAGGCACTGCACCGGCAGGGGCATCAGGCTCGGGCGGTGCACCTGCCGATGACCTCGCTCGCCGACGACATCGCCGAGGTTCGGCGGGAGATCGCTGCCTTCAGCGGCCCGGTCGTGCTGGCCGCCCATTCCTACGGCGGCGCGGTGATTTCCGGTGCGGCGAAGGATAATCCGCGGGTCAACGCGCTGGCTTACTTCGCGGCGTATGTCCCGGACGAAGGCGAGACCGTGCCCTCGCTGAACGAGCGCTTCCCGGATTCCCCCGGTGACGACGCGATGGTGTTCCACGAGGACGGCTGGTCGTCGCTTGCCCCGGACCGTTTCCACTACGCGCTCGCCGCAGATCTGACTCCCGAACGTGCCGCCGCGCTCGCCGCGGTGCAACGGCGTGCCCGCGCCGAGTGCTTTCTCGCACCGGCGGGCCCTGGTGCTTGGCGTGACCTGCCGACCGCTTACGCGGTGTCCACAGAGGACCGGATCCTCAACCCGGACTTGCAGCGCTGGTTCGCTGAGCGAGCGGGGGCGGACTGTGTCGAGTTGGCGGCCAGTCATTATTCGCTGCTCTCGCAACCGGAGGCGGTGGCCACGGTGATCGACAAGGTGGCGGCGCGCGCATAG
- a CDS encoding snapalysin family zinc-dependent metalloprotease, whose protein sequence is MSRKFVLSGAVALALAAAPLSGAVAVAAPAPSAVAAATVYYSTSGAPSFRAAINAGAANWNRAVTNVKLVERSSGATLRYVEGNDPRGSYAQTDGHGHGTIFIDYTQARQYDNTRITAHETGHALGLPDHYSGPCSELMSGGGPGPSCHNANPNSQEASRVQRLWANGLSAVSGPQQRIYDHAG, encoded by the coding sequence ATGTCCAGGAAGTTCGTGCTGTCCGGCGCGGTCGCACTCGCGCTGGCCGCCGCCCCGCTCTCGGGCGCCGTAGCGGTCGCCGCTCCGGCTCCTTCCGCCGTCGCGGCGGCCACGGTCTACTACTCGACGTCCGGCGCACCGTCGTTCCGAGCCGCGATCAACGCGGGCGCGGCGAACTGGAACCGCGCGGTCACCAACGTGAAGCTGGTCGAGCGTTCGTCCGGGGCCACGCTGCGGTACGTCGAGGGCAACGACCCCCGCGGGTCGTACGCGCAGACCGACGGGCACGGCCACGGCACCATCTTCATCGACTACACCCAGGCCCGCCAATACGACAACACGCGGATCACCGCGCACGAGACCGGCCACGCGCTCGGTCTGCCGGACCACTACTCCGGCCCGTGCTCGGAACTGATGTCGGGCGGCGGCCCCGGCCCGTCCTGCCACAACGCCAACCCGAACTCGCAGGAAGCGTCCCGGGTGCAGCGGCTGTGGGCCAACGGCCTCAGCGCGGTCTCCGGTCCGCAGCAGCGGATTTACGACCACGCCGGCTGA
- a CDS encoding YbaB/EbfC family nucleoid-associated protein yields the protein MDDQGWLDDFQRRIDEMQAKSVALQETLSTAEGRAQSGDGLVSVSVTPNGALKNLEIDDRALRHGSARLTAAIMDAYGKAQRQVSRDVINAFEPIAGDSEMMNVVKSYLPEPEDEPEPPAEPPRSEPPARHAGPPPGTTTPPGSAAYGRPMPPPGGATHSRPPMPPPGNTPPPPPAVPEPPRPTSGPHRRRAAGEDDDEMQPW from the coding sequence GTGGACGATCAGGGGTGGCTGGACGACTTCCAGCGGCGGATTGACGAGATGCAGGCGAAAAGCGTTGCCCTGCAGGAGACCTTGAGCACCGCGGAGGGCCGCGCGCAATCGGGCGACGGACTGGTTTCGGTTTCGGTGACCCCGAACGGCGCGCTGAAGAACCTCGAAATCGACGACCGCGCCCTGCGGCACGGCAGCGCCCGGCTGACCGCCGCCATCATGGACGCCTACGGGAAAGCCCAGCGCCAGGTGTCGCGCGACGTCATCAACGCGTTCGAGCCGATCGCCGGCGACAGCGAGATGATGAACGTGGTCAAGTCGTATCTGCCGGAACCCGAGGACGAACCGGAACCCCCGGCCGAGCCGCCGCGGTCCGAACCGCCTGCCCGGCACGCGGGACCTCCGCCGGGCACCACCACTCCGCCGGGCAGCGCGGCCTACGGACGCCCGATGCCGCCGCCGGGCGGCGCGACGCACAGCCGTCCGCCGATGCCGCCGCCCGGAAACACCCCGCCGCCTCCCCCGGCCGTGCCCGAACCGCCCCGGCCGACGTCCGGTCCGCACCGCAGGCGCGCCGCGGGCGAGGACGACGACGAGATGCAGCCGTGGTGA
- a CDS encoding TetR/AcrR family transcriptional regulator, with product MSEEVQARTRNRWGEGERLRGEILAAASRLLSELGGEDALTIRGVARAVGIAPASIYQHFSDRAALVAGLVEHEFGRLRLAMEAAESRVPADDAVGRVRALLHAYCRFAMDHPGHYRLMTANGASRTSPEVRPHGPTIDLIDRITAAFARCAESGAALRVPADRAGVIAFVGAHGRVALFHSSGKQPSEDAVVSFADELLSLIFA from the coding sequence GTGTCCGAAGAAGTCCAGGCCCGCACGCGCAACCGCTGGGGCGAGGGCGAACGGCTGCGCGGGGAAATCCTCGCCGCGGCCAGCAGGCTGCTGTCGGAACTCGGCGGCGAGGACGCGCTCACCATCCGCGGCGTCGCCCGCGCCGTCGGCATCGCCCCGGCCAGCATCTACCAGCATTTCAGCGACCGGGCCGCGCTGGTCGCCGGCCTCGTCGAGCACGAGTTCGGCCGGCTGCGGCTCGCGATGGAAGCGGCCGAATCCCGGGTGCCCGCCGACGACGCGGTGGGCCGGGTGCGAGCGCTGCTGCACGCGTACTGCCGGTTCGCGATGGACCACCCCGGCCACTACCGGCTGATGACCGCCAACGGGGCCAGCCGCACGTCGCCGGAGGTCCGGCCGCACGGTCCGACGATCGATCTGATCGACCGGATCACCGCGGCGTTCGCCCGCTGCGCCGAGTCCGGGGCCGCGCTCCGCGTGCCCGCCGACCGGGCCGGAGTGATCGCGTTCGTCGGCGCGCACGGCCGCGTCGCGCTGTTCCATTCGTCCGGCAAACAGCCGAGCGAGGACGCCGTGGTGAGCTTCGCCGACGAGCTGCTGTCGCTCATTTTCGCTTGA
- a CDS encoding cytochrome P450 translates to MADARPVEQFPMARGRCPFDPPPGLGRKLRDEPVSRVRIWDGSEPWLLTRYEDVRAMLADPRVSADPDRAGYPPQTPGIKARRSRFKSFIGMDDPEHAAQRRLLTGDFMVKKVQRMRPRIQQIVDELLDGLLAGPKPADLVQAFALPVPSLVICELLGVPYDDREFFHRCSKILVSREATAEQSLAAAEDLQGYLGRLVKRKIDDPADDVLSRLATGQVATGAMTVEEVASMGQLLLVAGHETTANMIALGTVALLENPEQLAAVRDGDDALLANAVEELLRYLTIVHSGRRRVALEDLEIGGQTIRKGEGLVAATDIANRDESQFPEPDKLDVTRKARHHVAFGYGVHQCLGQPLARVELQVVYRTLYRRIPTLRLAAPLEELKFKHDMVVYGVHELPVTW, encoded by the coding sequence ATGGCCGACGCCCGGCCCGTAGAGCAGTTCCCGATGGCGCGCGGGCGCTGCCCGTTCGACCCGCCGCCCGGCCTCGGCCGCAAGCTGCGCGACGAGCCGGTGTCGCGCGTGCGGATCTGGGACGGCAGCGAACCGTGGCTGCTCACCCGCTACGAAGACGTCCGTGCGATGCTCGCCGACCCGCGCGTGAGCGCCGATCCCGACCGCGCCGGCTATCCGCCGCAGACGCCCGGGATCAAGGCGCGGCGCAGCCGGTTCAAGTCGTTCATCGGCATGGACGACCCGGAGCACGCCGCCCAGCGCAGGCTGCTCACCGGCGATTTCATGGTGAAGAAGGTCCAGCGGATGCGGCCGCGGATCCAGCAGATCGTCGACGAGCTGCTCGACGGGCTGCTGGCCGGGCCGAAACCCGCCGACCTCGTGCAGGCGTTCGCGCTGCCGGTGCCGTCGCTGGTGATCTGCGAACTGCTCGGCGTGCCGTACGACGACCGCGAGTTCTTCCATCGCTGCAGCAAGATCCTGGTCTCGCGGGAGGCGACCGCCGAACAGTCGCTCGCCGCGGCCGAGGACCTGCAAGGCTATCTCGGACGGCTGGTGAAGAGGAAGATCGACGACCCGGCCGACGACGTGCTCAGCCGTCTCGCGACCGGTCAGGTCGCCACCGGCGCGATGACCGTCGAGGAAGTGGCGTCGATGGGCCAGCTGCTGCTCGTGGCCGGGCACGAGACCACGGCGAACATGATCGCGCTCGGCACGGTCGCGTTGCTGGAGAATCCGGAGCAGCTCGCCGCGGTTCGCGACGGCGACGACGCCTTGCTGGCCAACGCGGTCGAGGAACTGCTGCGTTACCTGACGATCGTCCACTCCGGACGCCGCCGCGTCGCGCTCGAAGACCTGGAGATCGGCGGGCAGACGATCCGCAAAGGGGAGGGCCTGGTCGCGGCGACGGACATCGCCAACCGCGACGAGTCGCAGTTCCCCGAACCGGACAAGCTCGACGTCACCCGCAAGGCGCGCCACCACGTCGCGTTCGGCTACGGCGTGCACCAGTGCCTCGGCCAGCCGCTCGCCCGGGTCGAACTGCAGGTGGTCTACCGGACGCTCTACCGGCGGATCCCGACGCTCCGGCTGGCCGCGCCGCTCGAAGAGCTGAAGTTCAAGCACGACATGGTCGTCTACGGGGTGCACGAACTCCCCGTGACCTGGTGA
- a CDS encoding IS110 family transposase: MTLFCGIDWAESHHDVAIIDDTATVIAKARIGDDATGFARLLDLLAEAGDTADAQIPVGIETDHGLLVAALRSTGRTIYAINPLSASRYRARHQVSGAKSDAADAALLANIVRTDAAAHRPLPADTELAQAVRVLARAQQDAVWARQQLGNQLRSLLKEFYPAALEAFAGQPEGGLARRDARTVLAAAPTPALAATLTRARLRTLLTKAGRRRNVDADVDRLHGVFRSERLRQPPIVENAMGIQFSALLSQFEAACAASDSLAEAARTHFEQHPDATIITSFPGLGLLAGARVLAEIGDDRTRFTDPRGLKAYAGSAPITRASGRKTVVSHRHIKNRRLAAVGPVWALASLRASPGARRHFDTRRAAGDWNHQAQRHLFNKFLGQLHHCLQTDRLYDEHQAFPPPPAHTA; the protein is encoded by the coding sequence TTGACACTGTTCTGCGGCATCGACTGGGCCGAATCCCACCACGACGTCGCCATCATCGACGACACCGCAACCGTGATCGCCAAAGCCCGCATCGGCGACGACGCCACCGGGTTCGCCCGGCTGCTCGACCTGCTCGCCGAGGCCGGAGACACCGCCGACGCGCAGATCCCGGTCGGCATCGAAACCGACCACGGGCTGCTCGTCGCCGCGCTGCGCTCCACCGGCCGCACCATTTACGCGATCAACCCCCTCTCGGCATCGCGCTACCGGGCCCGGCACCAGGTGTCGGGCGCGAAGTCCGACGCCGCGGACGCCGCGCTGCTGGCCAACATCGTGCGCACCGACGCGGCCGCGCACCGACCGCTGCCGGCCGACACCGAACTGGCCCAAGCGGTGCGGGTGCTGGCACGAGCGCAACAGGACGCGGTCTGGGCCCGCCAGCAGCTGGGCAACCAGCTCCGGTCGCTGCTCAAGGAGTTCTACCCCGCGGCGCTGGAAGCGTTCGCCGGACAGCCCGAGGGCGGCCTGGCCCGCCGCGACGCCCGCACCGTCCTCGCCGCCGCCCCGACACCCGCGCTCGCAGCGACACTGACCCGCGCCCGGCTGCGGACACTGCTGACCAAGGCCGGACGCCGCCGCAACGTCGATGCCGACGTCGACCGCCTCCACGGCGTGTTCCGGTCCGAGCGGCTGCGGCAACCGCCGATCGTGGAGAACGCGATGGGCATCCAGTTTTCGGCTCTGCTGAGCCAATTCGAGGCCGCCTGCGCCGCCTCCGACAGTCTGGCGGAGGCGGCACGGACACATTTTGAACAGCACCCGGACGCCACGATCATCACCAGCTTCCCCGGCCTCGGACTGCTGGCCGGCGCCCGGGTGCTCGCCGAAATCGGAGACGACCGCACCCGCTTCACCGATCCCCGCGGACTGAAGGCCTACGCCGGATCCGCACCGATCACCCGCGCCAGCGGCCGAAAAACCGTGGTCTCGCACCGCCACATCAAAAACCGCCGCCTCGCCGCAGTCGGACCCGTCTGGGCGCTCGCCTCGCTGCGAGCCAGCCCCGGCGCACGACGCCACTTCGACACCCGCCGCGCCGCCGGAGACTGGAACCACCAAGCCCAACGCCACCTGTTCAACAAATTCCTCGGACAACTCCACCACTGCCTGCAGACGGACCGCCTCTACGACGAACACCAAGCCTTCCCACCTCCTCCAGCCCACACGGCTTGA
- a CDS encoding ferredoxin, whose protein sequence is MKVVVDQSRCVGAGQCVLVAPEVFDQRDDDGIVVLLQENPAAELHAQAKEAAQLCPALAIEVDG, encoded by the coding sequence ATGAAGGTGGTCGTCGACCAGTCCCGCTGCGTCGGGGCCGGGCAGTGCGTGCTCGTCGCGCCCGAGGTGTTCGACCAGCGCGACGACGACGGGATCGTGGTGCTGCTGCAGGAAAACCCGGCCGCGGAACTGCACGCGCAGGCCAAGGAGGCGGCGCAGCTCTGCCCGGCGCTCGCGATCGAGGTGGACGGCTGA
- a CDS encoding TetR/AcrR family transcriptional regulator translates to MVVFAGQGDARRSMELLWRAGGEPRSAPGPKPALSVDLIVRAAIELADAEGMSALSMRAVGERLGRTAMALYTYVPSKTELIDLMCDQVFGDLRADHDLSGGWRPALFELVGDLWEFHLRHPWLLQVSYARPVLGPGEFRMQETVLRVLFATGLPAGQVRRLVGTLLNVVRGAVQIAAESRLASKETGLSDEDWWRARTSALGELAPDLAERYPHVARLGEDSSPPPPAGVSYLEHEARLSFEAGVAVLADGIEAAIACAPRSGTE, encoded by the coding sequence GTGGTCGTGTTCGCGGGGCAGGGCGACGCCCGCCGTTCGATGGAACTGCTGTGGCGCGCGGGCGGCGAACCGCGCAGCGCGCCGGGGCCGAAGCCCGCGTTGAGCGTGGACCTCATCGTGCGCGCGGCGATCGAACTCGCGGACGCCGAGGGCATGTCGGCGTTGTCGATGCGCGCGGTCGGCGAGCGGCTCGGGCGCACGGCGATGGCGCTGTACACGTACGTGCCGAGCAAGACCGAGCTGATCGACTTGATGTGCGACCAGGTGTTCGGCGATCTGCGCGCCGACCACGACCTGTCCGGCGGATGGCGTCCCGCGTTGTTCGAGCTGGTCGGCGACCTGTGGGAATTCCACCTGCGGCACCCGTGGCTGCTGCAGGTTTCCTACGCGCGGCCGGTGCTGGGTCCGGGCGAGTTCCGGATGCAGGAAACGGTGCTGCGGGTGCTGTTCGCGACCGGCCTGCCCGCCGGTCAGGTGCGGCGGCTGGTGGGCACGCTGCTCAACGTCGTGCGCGGCGCGGTGCAGATCGCCGCCGAATCGCGGTTGGCGTCGAAGGAAACCGGACTGTCCGATGAGGACTGGTGGCGGGCGCGTACGTCGGCGCTCGGCGAGCTGGCCCCGGATCTGGCCGAGCGATACCCGCATGTCGCGCGGCTCGGCGAGGACAGCTCGCCGCCACCGCCCGCCGGGGTGTCCTATTTGGAGCACGAAGCGCGGCTGAGTTTCGAAGCCGGAGTGGCGGTGCTGGCGGACGGGATCGAGGCGGCTATCGCTTGCGCGCCTCGATCAGGTACCGAGTAG